A single region of the Candidatus Eisenbacteria bacterium genome encodes:
- a CDS encoding sigma 54-interacting transcriptional regulator, with translation MEPQAQVKLLRILESGELRRVGETHLRYVNVRIVAATNSNLEEQLEKGRFRHDLYFRIRGYHLELPPLRERPGDILLLAEHYLTSHTEDRMFPPRLSQRSRQALLEHPWPGNVRELLYVLERGLVHWKMSGMPEVTPQMLGLSVSEDAEFVPPPTTDEVEFPLEVPLDRYLEEAERELILHALEENGWNRTRTAVALGNISRTTLIGKMKRLGLFADSRQGG, from the coding sequence ATGGAACCACAGGCCCAGGTCAAGCTGCTGCGTATTCTCGAATCGGGTGAGCTTCGCCGGGTTGGAGAGACGCATCTGCGCTATGTTAATGTTCGGATTGTCGCGGCGACCAATTCCAATCTCGAGGAACAACTGGAGAAGGGCCGCTTCCGCCACGATCTCTATTTCCGCATCAGGGGATATCATCTGGAATTGCCTCCGCTTCGGGAACGGCCGGGCGATATCCTGCTGCTGGCCGAACATTACCTGACGTCGCATACAGAGGACCGTATGTTCCCGCCCCGGCTTTCACAGCGGTCCCGCCAGGCGCTACTGGAACATCCATGGCCCGGGAATGTCCGGGAGTTGTTGTACGTTCTGGAGCGCGGGCTGGTTCATTGGAAGATGAGCGGGATGCCGGAAGTGACGCCGCAGATGCTGGGTCTCAGTGTAAGTGAGGATGCAGAGTTCGTGCCTCCGCCCACGACGGATGAGGTCGAGTTTCCACTTGAGGTGCCGCTCGATCGATATCTGGAGGAAGCGGAGCGGGAGCTCATTCTTCATGCACTCGAAGAGAATGGATGGAATCGCACGCGAACGGCTGTGGCGTTGGGCAACATCAGCCGGACGACCCTCATCGGCAAGATGAAACGTCTGGGATTGTTTGCCGACAGCCGGCAAGGTGGATAG
- a CDS encoding phage terminase large subunit family protein: MRSPPLQYNPAQSGSKGMQSTVGMKSVPADMIVFDELDETPHWTLRCPACNNWLAPAKEFPTKLGEEVPFIKFRPDESHYLACVKCGAELDLGRGEWVADFPNRDIHGYRISQLFSSKIDPGEILQEYRTTRFPDRFYNLKIGIPWADLERRLDESAVLSLCTDYVMGRDCDRAYRFMGVDTGKNLHVVIMATHNDLKSPMVIHLETCHE; the protein is encoded by the coding sequence GTGAGGTCGCCTCCCCTTCAGTACAATCCCGCCCAATCCGGTTCGAAGGGCATGCAATCGACGGTCGGAATGAAATCAGTGCCGGCGGATATGATTGTCTTTGATGAGTTGGATGAAACACCACATTGGACACTGCGCTGCCCCGCCTGTAATAACTGGCTGGCCCCGGCCAAGGAGTTCCCGACCAAGCTGGGAGAGGAGGTGCCATTTATAAAGTTCCGCCCAGATGAGTCGCACTATCTCGCCTGCGTCAAATGCGGCGCTGAACTGGATCTGGGCCGGGGCGAGTGGGTCGCTGATTTCCCGAACCGCGACATTCACGGCTATCGTATTTCACAGCTGTTCTCGTCCAAGATCGATCCCGGTGAGATCCTTCAGGAGTATCGCACGACACGGTTCCCGGACCGCTTCTACAATCTCAAGATCGGTATCCCATGGGCGGACTTGGAACGGCGGCTGGATGAGTCGGCTGTGCTGTCGCTCTGCACCGATTATGTCATGGGACGGGATTGCGACCGGGCATATCGCTTCATGGGCGTCGACACCGGCAAGAATCTACATGTCGTGATCATGGCGACCCACAACGACTTGAAAAGCCCAATGGTGATTCATCTTGAGACCTGCCACGAGT